A stretch of the Papaver somniferum cultivar HN1 chromosome 6, ASM357369v1, whole genome shotgun sequence genome encodes the following:
- the LOC113287405 gene encoding OTU domain-containing protein At3g57810-like: MIACSHIIVAAKQVTLLTERAAKQMGANVRNVVSCLPSNASCSYFHSAEFQPKYASLTISRGLSGSSTNASQAFQRCSAVFSFSKHRRKSKSVIVKSLLSSTGSQTCCFGMSLPCENTSLTLSLPKQEMVTKTRWKRGRASWVCGAASTGLLGTLVCFSSSKPVYAEASKDENTEKDECDLSSSHGKKVYSDYSITGIPGDGRCLFRSVAHGACVRSGKPSPNEILQKELADDLRARVADEFVRRREETEWFVEGDFDTYISQIRKPHVWGGEPELFMASHILRMPITVYMYDGNAGGLISIAEYGQEYGGKDDPIRVLYHGFGHYDALQIPGTKSVKARLSFYIYTREYYQRLSCNSMNTQTHGSYQKI, encoded by the exons ATGATAGCTTGCTCTCATATCATTGTAGCCGCAAAACAAGTCACTCTCCTAACAGAGCGTGCTGCGAAGCAAATGGGTGCAAATGTCCGTAATGTTGTGTCCTGTTTACCATCGAATGCCAGCTGCTCGTACTTCCATTCTGCTGAATTTCAACCAAAATATGCATCTTTGACCATCTCCCGTGGATTATCTGGTTCATCTACCAATGCCTCTCAAGCTTTTCAACGGTGCAGTGCTGTTTTTAGCTTCTCAAAACATAGGAGGAAGTCAAAATCTGTAATTGTCAAGAGTCTTCTAAGTAGTACGGGAAGCCAAACCTGTTGTTTTGGGATGTCATTGCCATGTGAAAACACAAGTTTGACATTGTCATTGCCCAAACAAGAAATGGTTACCAAAACTAGGTGGAAAAGAGGACGCGCGAGTTGGGTGTGTGGAGCTGCCTCTACTGGCCTATTGGGGACATTAGTTTGCTTTTCAAGTTCAAAGCCAGTATATGCTGAAGCATCTAAGGATGAGAATACGGAAAAGGATGAATGTGACCTGTCCTCTTCCCACGGAAAAAAGGTGTACTCTGATTATTCTATAACTG GTATACCAGGAGATGGTAGATGTTTGTTCCGTTCTGTGGCTCATGGAGCTTGTGTGCGTTCTGGAAAACCATCTCCAAATGAGATCCTCCAGAAAGAATTGGCAGATGACTTGCGTGCCAGA GTAGCGGATGAGTTTGTTAGAAGACGAGAAGAAACAGAATG GTTTGTGGAAGGTGATTTCGACACATATATTTCACAGATTAGAAAGCCTCATGTGTGGGGTGGCGAGCCTGAGTTGTTTATGGCCTCACATATTCTCCG GATGCCAATCACTGTGTACATGTATGATGGGAATGCTGGAGGCCTGATAAGTATAGCCGAGTATGGTCAAGAGTATGGGGGAAAAGATGATCCAATTAGAGTTCTCTATCATGGTTTTGGCCATTATGATGCATTGCAAATTCCTGGTACGAAATCTGTTAAAGCAAGACTTAGCTTTTATATATACACGAGGGAATACTACCAACGCCTTTCATGTAATTCTATGAACACCCAAACGCATGGTAGTTACCAGAAAATAtga